In Banduia mediterranea, the following proteins share a genomic window:
- the aroQ gene encoding type II 3-dehydroquinate dehydratase has translation MAHLLLLNGPNLNLLGTREPEVYGAQTLADIEQALAQDAAGLGHRLSTFQSNHEGALIDRIHSARGEIDFILINPAAYTHTSVALRDALLAVAIPFIEIHLSNVHAREAFRHHSYFSDIAHGVIVGLGAAGYHFALHAAHQQLNPQGN, from the coding sequence TTGGCGCACCTGCTGCTATTGAACGGACCGAACCTCAACCTGCTCGGCACGCGCGAGCCCGAGGTCTACGGCGCCCAGACGCTGGCCGACATCGAACAGGCGCTTGCGCAAGACGCGGCCGGCCTGGGCCATCGACTGTCCACGTTCCAGAGCAATCACGAAGGCGCGTTGATCGATCGCATTCACTCGGCCCGGGGCGAAATCGACTTCATTCTGATCAATCCTGCGGCGTACACGCACACCAGCGTGGCGCTGCGCGATGCCCTGCTGGCCGTGGCCATTCCGTTCATCGAGATTCACCTTTCGAATGTCCACGCCCGCGAGGCCTTCCGTCACCACTCGTACTTTTCGGACATCGCACACGGTGTGATCGTCGGCCTGGGAGCGGCCGGCTATCACTTCGCGCTGCATGCCGCCCACCAACAGTTGAACCCGCAGGGGAATTAG